The following proteins come from a genomic window of Maribacter sp. HTCC2170:
- a CDS encoding heavy metal translocating P-type ATPase → MDKVNCYHCGDDCGNRPIEHDGRNFCCNGCKTVYDIFSSNDLSYYYDLQSFAGATPTAVEGKYDFLKENTIVERLLEFKEDKLNIVNLYIPHIHCSSCIWILENLNKLNAAISSSQVDFPKKTVRIVFNPEVLDLKGLVILLARIGYEPYISLDDYDKGAKEVNRSLIYKLGVAGFAFGNVMFLSFPEYFEVNEFWLEQYKGVFRWLMFIFSLPVVFYAGQDYLISAYKSVRTGILNIDVPISLGILVLFIRSTLEIIFDWGTGFFDSLTGLIFFLLLGKFFQQKTYSFLSFERDYKSYFPIAITRINTEHNEETAQVYDIKKGDRLLIRNEELIPVDGILINGRAQIDYSFVTGESEPVFKESGDKIYAGGKQLDGAIEMDVLKTVSQSYLTQLWSNTVFEDDRSSRFQTLTDSIGKRFTLAVLTIAFVSTALWLYIDSSMAMNVFTAVLIIACPCAIALAAPFTLGNMLRIFGCKKFYLKDTQTIEQLAQIDTAIFDKTGTITTTQKSSATYEGMRLTLEEESLLKNTLRASNHPLSRTLYDMLATHNIVPLDDYHEHLGKGLEGKKDDDHIKVGSAEFVGNKTDIDSQKTSVHISNNDNYKGRFVFHNHYRKGLKEVFSKLDTEFHLAILSGDNEGEKNRLEKIIPKLTPMYFNQKPDDKLSFIKTLQEQGKKVMMVGDGLNDAGALAQSNVGIAISENVNVFSPACDGILDASKFKQLYDYINASKKAMKIIKLSFLLSFLYNVIGLYFAVTGQLEPVIAAILMPLSSISVVGFTTFATNLLGKKLK, encoded by the coding sequence ATGGATAAAGTCAACTGTTATCATTGTGGTGACGATTGTGGCAATAGACCTATTGAACATGATGGGCGAAATTTCTGTTGCAATGGCTGCAAAACAGTTTATGATATTTTTTCATCAAATGACCTTTCCTATTACTATGATTTACAGTCTTTCGCAGGAGCTACCCCGACCGCCGTTGAGGGTAAGTATGACTTCCTGAAAGAAAATACTATTGTTGAGAGGCTATTAGAGTTTAAGGAGGATAAACTAAATATTGTAAATCTGTACATACCTCATATTCATTGTAGTTCTTGTATTTGGATTTTGGAAAACCTGAACAAATTAAATGCCGCGATAAGCAGTTCACAAGTAGATTTTCCTAAAAAGACAGTTCGTATCGTATTTAATCCCGAAGTATTAGACTTGAAAGGGTTGGTGATTCTTTTGGCAAGAATCGGTTATGAACCTTACATTTCCCTTGACGATTATGACAAGGGTGCTAAAGAAGTAAATCGCAGTTTAATCTATAAATTAGGTGTTGCAGGATTTGCTTTCGGAAATGTCATGTTCTTATCATTTCCTGAGTATTTCGAGGTAAATGAATTCTGGTTAGAACAATATAAAGGGGTTTTTAGATGGCTAATGTTCATTTTCTCTTTACCTGTTGTATTCTATGCAGGTCAAGATTATCTTATTTCTGCATATAAAAGCGTAAGGACTGGAATTTTAAATATTGATGTACCCATTTCTTTAGGCATCTTGGTATTGTTTATCAGGAGCACCCTTGAAATTATCTTTGATTGGGGCACTGGTTTTTTCGATAGCCTAACGGGGTTAATATTTTTTCTTTTGCTGGGAAAATTCTTCCAGCAAAAAACATATTCATTTTTATCATTCGAACGTGATTACAAGTCATACTTTCCAATTGCCATTACTCGCATAAATACGGAGCATAACGAAGAAACTGCCCAGGTCTATGACATTAAAAAAGGGGATAGATTACTGATTCGCAATGAAGAGTTGATTCCTGTAGATGGCATATTGATCAATGGCAGAGCTCAAATCGATTATAGTTTTGTTACGGGTGAATCTGAGCCTGTTTTTAAGGAATCTGGAGACAAAATATATGCTGGCGGCAAACAACTTGATGGTGCGATTGAAATGGATGTCCTCAAAACAGTTTCACAAAGTTATCTAACCCAATTATGGAGTAATACGGTTTTTGAAGACGATAGATCAAGTAGATTTCAAACACTAACCGACAGTATTGGCAAAAGATTCACATTGGCCGTTTTAACCATTGCTTTTGTTTCAACAGCACTTTGGCTTTACATTGACAGTAGCATGGCAATGAATGTATTTACTGCGGTATTGATTATTGCATGCCCTTGTGCCATTGCTCTGGCAGCACCTTTTACATTAGGCAACATGTTACGGATTTTCGGATGTAAAAAATTCTACTTAAAAGATACCCAGACTATTGAACAACTGGCCCAAATTGATACTGCTATTTTTGACAAAACCGGCACCATTACCACAACCCAAAAAAGCAGTGCAACTTATGAAGGGATGCGACTTACGTTAGAGGAAGAATCCTTATTAAAAAACACATTAAGAGCCTCGAACCATCCATTAAGTCGTACTCTATACGATATGTTGGCGACCCATAATATAGTACCCCTTGATGATTATCATGAACATTTGGGAAAGGGCTTGGAAGGTAAAAAAGATGACGATCATATTAAGGTAGGTTCCGCCGAATTTGTAGGCAACAAAACTGATATTGATTCTCAAAAGACATCTGTCCACATAAGTAACAATGATAACTACAAAGGCCGTTTCGTATTCCACAATCACTACCGTAAAGGCCTAAAGGAAGTATTTAGTAAATTGGATACCGAATTTCATTTAGCCATATTATCCGGGGATAATGAAGGTGAAAAAAACCGATTGGAAAAAATAATACCGAAGCTCACCCCCATGTATTTCAATCAAAAACCCGATGATAAGCTGAGTTTCATAAAAACGTTACAAGAACAGGGTAAAAAAGTGATGATGGTAGGTGATGGGTTAAATGACGCAGGAGCATTGGCACAAAGTAATGTAGGCATAGCCATATCAGAAAACGTGAATGTCTTTTCACCCGCCTGTGATGGCATTCTCGATGCATCAAAGTTTAAACAATTATACGATTACATCAATGCTTCCAAAAAGGCGATGAAAATTATTAAGTTAAGTTTTTTACTATCATTTTTATATAATGTAATTGGTTTGTATTTTGCGGTTACGGGACAGTTAGAGCCTGTAATTGCAGCAATTTTAATGCCCTTAAGTTCTATAAGTGTGGTTGGGTTCACTACTTTTGCAACAAACCTATTGGGGAAAAAATTAAAATAG
- the ccoN gene encoding cytochrome-c oxidase, cbb3-type subunit I — translation MEVQQFYYDNKIVKKFIYATMLWGIVGMSVGLILAFMFLFPNMTDGISWLSFGRLRPLHTNAVIFAFVGNAMFAGVYYSTQRLLKARMFNDTLSNINFWGWQLIIVAAALTLPLGYTTSKEYAELEWPIDIAITLIWVVFAWNFIGTLLKRRQRHLYVAIWFYLATIVTVAVLHIFNSLELPVSALKSYSVYAGVQDALVQWWYGHNAVAFFLTTPFLGLMYYYVPKAANRPVYSYRLSIVHFWSLIFIYIWAGPHHLLYSSLPDWAQNLGVAFSVMLIAPSWGGMINGLLTLRGAWDKVRTDPTLKFMVVAITGYGMATFEGPMLSLKNVNAIAHFSDWIIAHVHVGALAWNGFLTFGMIYWLVPKMFKTRLFSTPMANFHFWIGTLGIILYALPMYVAGFTQALMWKEFNPDGTLAYGNFLETVNEIIPMFWMRAIGGSLYIIGALVMVYNIVVTIKNGSKVEDELAEAAALTRVSKSRTAGETFHTWLERKPIQLTILATIAILIGGIVQIVPTILVKSNIPTITSVKPYTPLELEGRDLYIREGCVGCHSQMVRPFRSEVERYGEYAKAGEFVYDHPFLWGSKRTGPDLLRVGGKYSDSWHFNHMYDPQSTSSGSIMPAYQWLILDEHDRSNIQGKMQAMVSLGVPYTDEDISNANTSIEEQAASIVERLKEDPDLKRSFEENESTVGANYVPMKDREIVAMIAYLQRLGTDIKVKETGELLSENK, via the coding sequence ATGGAAGTACAACAGTTTTATTACGATAATAAAATCGTAAAAAAATTCATTTACGCTACAATGCTTTGGGGTATTGTTGGTATGTCCGTGGGTCTAATATTGGCCTTCATGTTTCTTTTTCCGAACATGACCGATGGCATATCTTGGTTAAGTTTTGGTCGTTTAAGACCCTTGCACACTAATGCGGTTATCTTCGCTTTCGTAGGTAACGCCATGTTTGCCGGTGTTTACTATTCGACACAGCGATTATTAAAAGCCAGAATGTTCAATGATACATTGAGCAACATTAATTTCTGGGGATGGCAATTGATTATAGTTGCCGCAGCGCTTACACTTCCCTTAGGGTACACTACTTCCAAGGAATACGCTGAGCTGGAATGGCCGATTGATATCGCCATAACACTCATTTGGGTAGTATTTGCGTGGAACTTTATCGGAACTTTATTAAAGAGAAGACAACGTCATTTGTACGTTGCCATTTGGTTCTACCTTGCGACTATCGTCACTGTTGCAGTACTTCACATATTTAATAGTTTAGAGTTACCGGTTAGTGCTTTGAAAAGTTACTCTGTGTATGCAGGTGTACAAGATGCCCTTGTACAGTGGTGGTATGGGCATAATGCAGTGGCATTTTTCTTGACTACACCTTTCTTAGGCTTAATGTATTACTACGTTCCTAAGGCTGCCAATAGACCTGTTTACTCCTACAGATTGTCCATTGTTCACTTCTGGTCATTAATATTCATCTATATCTGGGCAGGACCTCACCATTTATTGTATTCTTCATTACCAGACTGGGCCCAAAATTTAGGTGTTGCCTTTTCAGTAATGTTAATTGCGCCTTCTTGGGGTGGTATGATCAACGGATTGTTAACACTTCGTGGTGCATGGGATAAGGTTAGAACAGACCCAACATTGAAATTCATGGTTGTTGCAATTACCGGTTATGGCATGGCAACATTTGAAGGCCCAATGCTTTCCCTTAAAAACGTAAACGCAATTGCACATTTTAGTGACTGGATTATAGCACACGTTCACGTTGGTGCCTTAGCCTGGAACGGTTTCTTAACCTTTGGTATGATTTATTGGTTGGTGCCAAAAATGTTTAAAACAAGGTTGTTTTCTACACCAATGGCAAACTTCCATTTCTGGATAGGGACTTTGGGTATAATACTTTATGCTCTGCCGATGTACGTGGCCGGTTTCACACAGGCCCTGATGTGGAAAGAATTTAATCCTGATGGAACATTGGCTTATGGTAACTTCTTGGAAACAGTCAATGAAATTATTCCAATGTTCTGGATGCGTGCCATTGGTGGTAGTCTATACATCATAGGTGCCCTTGTAATGGTCTACAACATTGTGGTTACGATTAAAAATGGAAGTAAAGTTGAGGACGAATTGGCAGAAGCAGCAGCTTTGACCAGAGTTTCAAAAAGCAGAACGGCCGGAGAAACTTTCCATACCTGGCTTGAACGTAAGCCTATCCAATTAACGATTTTAGCAACTATTGCCATCCTAATTGGTGGTATTGTACAGATTGTACCTACAATTTTGGTTAAATCAAACATACCTACTATTACAAGTGTTAAACCATATACACCATTAGAATTGGAAGGTCGAGACTTGTACATTCGCGAAGGTTGTGTAGGTTGCCATTCTCAAATGGTACGTCCGTTTAGAAGTGAGGTAGAACGTTATGGTGAATATGCCAAAGCGGGAGAATTCGTTTATGACCATCCATTCCTATGGGGTAGTAAACGTACTGGTCCAGACTTGTTACGCGTTGGAGGCAAATATTCAGACAGCTGGCATTTTAACCATATGTATGACCCACAGAGTACTTCTTCAGGATCAATTATGCCTGCATATCAATGGTTGATTCTTGACGAACATGATCGCAGCAATATACAAGGCAAAATGCAAGCTATGGTTAGTTTAGGTGTTCCTTATACCGATGAGGATATCTCTAATGCCAATACTTCTATTGAAGAACAAGCAGCAAGCATTGTTGAAAGACTAAAGGAAGATCCAGATTTAAAAAGATCTTTTGAAGAAAATGAATCAACGGTTGGCGCAAATTATGTTCCAATGAAAGACCGTGAAATTGTTGCCATGATAGCATATCTTCAACGATTGGGCACCGACATAAAGGTGAAGGAAACAGGAGAACTTTTATCAGAAAATAAGTAA
- a CDS encoding CcoQ/FixQ family Cbb3-type cytochrome c oxidase assembly chaperone codes for MLKFVKNHMESIEGIATYPMISLLIFFVFFALLFWWVFTAKKEYIKEVSNIPLEDNNQNIKQEL; via the coding sequence ATGTTGAAATTCGTAAAAAACCATATGGAAAGTATAGAGGGCATCGCCACCTATCCCATGATTTCGTTGCTTATATTCTTTGTCTTTTTCGCACTACTTTTTTGGTGGGTTTTCACTGCTAAAAAAGAATATATCAAAGAAGTAAGTAATATTCCCTTAGAAGATAACAACCAAAATATTAAACAAGAATTATGA
- a CDS encoding cbb3-type cytochrome c oxidase N-terminal domain-containing protein encodes MKNLSPWWIRIPVIFFIVFGLMEYFIDSGEKPAIIEYPITQFFMLMVLLILIAIELVLKSIENIMFQTLSEDAKERYLEAKSSNEWAWGNKVWNKLTGNKPIEKEGEIILDHNYDGIKELDNELPPWWVWMFYATIIFGVVYLVRFHIAGDYDQALEYEQEVAAATLAIEEYKKTAKDLVDVNTVEILTDAADLSAGKTIYETTCVACHMADGGGGIGPNLTDENWILGGGIKNVFNTVAEGGRDGKGMVAWKQTLKPIEIAQVSSYLLTFQGTTPANPKAPEGDVWAEEN; translated from the coding sequence ATGAAAAATTTATCACCCTGGTGGATAAGAATCCCCGTAATCTTCTTCATCGTATTCGGATTGATGGAGTACTTTATAGACTCTGGTGAAAAACCAGCTATTATCGAATACCCGATTACACAGTTCTTTATGCTGATGGTCTTATTAATTCTAATTGCTATAGAATTAGTATTAAAATCCATAGAGAATATCATGTTCCAAACCCTTAGTGAAGATGCAAAAGAGCGTTATCTTGAAGCAAAATCTTCGAATGAATGGGCGTGGGGCAATAAAGTTTGGAATAAACTTACGGGCAACAAACCTATTGAAAAAGAAGGTGAGATTATTTTGGATCACAATTATGATGGCATTAAAGAACTTGATAACGAATTACCGCCATGGTGGGTTTGGATGTTCTACGCCACAATTATATTTGGTGTGGTTTACTTGGTTCGTTTTCATATTGCAGGGGATTATGATCAAGCCTTGGAGTATGAGCAAGAAGTTGCTGCGGCCACCCTTGCCATAGAGGAATACAAAAAAACAGCCAAAGATCTTGTTGACGTCAATACAGTTGAAATATTGACCGATGCCGCTGACCTCAGTGCTGGTAAAACTATATACGAAACAACCTGCGTGGCTTGTCACATGGCTGACGGTGGTGGTGGCATTGGACCAAACCTTACAGATGAAAACTGGATATTAGGTGGTGGCATCAAAAATGTTTTTAACACAGTTGCGGAAGGTGGTCGAGATGGAAAAGGTATGGTAGCCTGGAAACAAACACTTAAACCAATTGAAATTGCTCAAGTGTCAAGTTATTTGCTAACATTCCAAGGAACAACTCCTGCCAATCCAAAAGCACCGGAAGGTGATGTTTGGGCAGAAGAGAACTAA
- the ccoG gene encoding cytochrome c oxidase accessory protein CcoG, whose translation MAQDSDNFRDSIGTISEEGKRAWVFPKKPSGKFYKYRKYVSYFLLAFLILSPFIKINGNQFLMFNVLERRFNIFGFPFWPQDFHLFVVSMIIGVIFIALFTVAFGRIFCGWMCPQTIFMEMVFRRIEFWIDGDRGAQRRLDKQEWNAEKIRKRLLKWFVFFLISFIIANVFLAYLIGSDRLIQYITDGPLQHVSTLVSLLIFTAVFYFVFAWFREQVCIIACPYGRMQGVLLDNKSIIVAYDHKRGEGESGRKKIRKNEDRDALGHGDCIDCKQCVHVCPTNIDIRNGTQLECINCTACIDECDAIMEKIDKPKGLIRYASEDEITKKEKFKFTPRLKGYTAVLVILTGILIGMLFLRNDLEANILRLPGQLYERKEGNIISNVYTYKLINKTTKEIPDVSFKLISHEGTIELVTHENFIVPAQNLAEGTLFIEINNSVLNGDKDKLKIGVYSGEKLIETTTARFLAPRNYN comes from the coding sequence ATGGCACAAGACAGTGATAATTTCAGGGATTCAATAGGCACGATTAGCGAAGAAGGTAAACGTGCCTGGGTTTTCCCAAAAAAACCCAGTGGTAAATTTTATAAATACAGAAAGTATGTCAGCTATTTTTTATTGGCTTTTCTGATTCTTTCCCCTTTTATAAAAATCAATGGCAACCAGTTTTTAATGTTCAATGTTTTGGAACGTCGTTTCAATATATTCGGTTTTCCATTTTGGCCACAGGATTTTCACCTGTTCGTTGTTTCAATGATTATTGGGGTCATTTTCATTGCGTTATTTACAGTGGCATTTGGCCGTATATTCTGTGGATGGATGTGCCCTCAAACCATTTTTATGGAAATGGTCTTCCGAAGAATCGAATTTTGGATTGATGGTGACCGTGGAGCACAAAGACGGTTGGATAAGCAAGAATGGAACGCCGAGAAAATTAGAAAAAGACTGCTGAAATGGTTTGTTTTCTTTTTGATATCATTTATAATAGCCAATGTGTTTCTTGCTTACTTAATCGGAAGCGACAGACTAATTCAATATATTACCGATGGCCCATTGCAACATGTAAGTACATTGGTCTCGCTATTGATTTTTACCGCTGTTTTCTATTTTGTTTTTGCTTGGTTCAGAGAACAAGTATGTATCATAGCTTGTCCTTATGGAAGGATGCAGGGCGTTTTATTGGACAACAAATCAATTATCGTAGCCTATGATCACAAGCGAGGAGAAGGAGAAAGCGGCAGGAAGAAAATCCGTAAAAATGAGGATCGCGATGCACTAGGACATGGCGATTGCATAGATTGTAAACAATGTGTTCATGTTTGCCCTACTAATATTGATATTCGTAACGGAACTCAATTGGAATGTATTAATTGTACCGCCTGTATAGATGAGTGTGATGCGATAATGGAGAAAATAGACAAACCTAAAGGTTTGATCCGTTATGCCAGTGAGGATGAGATTACCAAGAAAGAGAAGTTTAAATTCACGCCTCGTCTAAAAGGATACACTGCCGTATTGGTCATCTTAACAGGTATTCTTATCGGCATGCTTTTCTTACGTAATGATTTGGAGGCCAATATTCTTAGGCTGCCAGGTCAGCTTTACGAACGCAAAGAAGGTAACATAATCAGTAATGTATACACTTATAAATTGATTAATAAAACAACAAAGGAAATTCCCGATGTAAGCTTTAAACTTATCTCACATGAAGGCACCATTGAATTGGTAACCCATGAGAACTTTATCGTCCCAGCTCAAAATTTGGCAGAAGGCACCTTGTTTATAGAAATAAACAACTCAGTCTTAAATGGCGATAAAGACAAGTTAAAGATCGGAGTATATAGCGGTGAAAAATTAATCGAAACCACCACGGCAAGATTTTTGGCGCCAAGAAATTATAATTAG
- a CDS encoding FixH family protein produces the protein MKINWGTGIVLAFIAFIGFILFFVVKMSIDTKANHDLVTEEYYKEELAYQKEIDAENNAKKLSSNLKIQKSLGGLMVQFPDNINPEKIKGKVSLYRPSNKHLDFDLPISLSNSHLLIPDKRLLDGRWDIKIEWEYLEKPYLFKKSITY, from the coding sequence ATGAAGATCAATTGGGGAACAGGTATAGTTTTGGCATTTATCGCCTTCATTGGGTTTATTCTATTCTTTGTGGTAAAAATGAGTATTGACACCAAAGCAAATCACGATTTAGTCACTGAGGAGTATTACAAAGAAGAATTAGCCTACCAAAAAGAGATAGATGCAGAAAACAATGCCAAAAAATTATCCTCCAACCTTAAGATTCAAAAAAGTCTGGGAGGATTAATGGTTCAATTCCCGGATAATATCAATCCAGAAAAAATAAAAGGTAAAGTGTCCCTTTACAGGCCATCCAATAAACACTTGGATTTTGACTTACCCATAAGTTTATCCAATTCACATTTGCTCATACCTGACAAACGTTTGTTGGATGGTCGCTGGGACATTAAAATTGAATGGGAATATCTTGAAAAACCCTATTTATTTAAAAAAAGCATAACCTATTAA
- the ccoS gene encoding cbb3-type cytochrome oxidase assembly protein CcoS encodes MSVIYVLLTISIIVAIIFFTAFIISVRSGQYDDSYTPSVRMLFEDELVKPSSSLDNDSTTEKFENKSIQLNKSQKL; translated from the coding sequence ATGAGTGTCATATATGTGTTATTGACTATTAGCATCATTGTTGCTATAATCTTTTTCACTGCGTTTATTATTTCTGTCAGGAGTGGGCAGTACGATGATTCGTATACCCCTTCTGTGCGCATGCTGTTTGAAGATGAGTTGGTAAAACCCAGCAGTTCTTTAGACAATGATAGTACAACTGAGAAATTTGAAAATAAATCAATCCAACTAAATAAAAGTCAAAAATTGTAA
- a CDS encoding universal stress protein, giving the protein MKNILLPTDFSENAWNATRYAIELFKDEECIFHLLNTYTPAIANSRFMATSLSNGNLEEGAKNNSERGLKNLLSKIKKEYNFNGHEFKTISSFSLLVDEIKDIVERIGIDLIITGTKGASGLDEVFMGSNTVRIIKSVKNCPVLAIPHNFIYRSPSEIAFATDFNRFYSLSELQPMIDLAKSFKAAIRIVHVQYEIKALTEIQMFNLNMLRKYLDGVEHYVHTVSELTSVSKTLEVFTQELDIHLLAMLNFQHSYMEKMTREPVVKRMAFHTQIPLLVIPELGMSKPTRSTKVTKNVVAD; this is encoded by the coding sequence ATGAAGAATATATTGTTGCCTACGGACTTTTCAGAGAATGCATGGAATGCAACCAGGTATGCCATTGAATTGTTCAAGGATGAAGAATGTATTTTTCATTTATTGAATACCTATACGCCGGCAATTGCGAATAGTAGGTTTATGGCAACTTCTTTGAGTAATGGAAATCTTGAAGAAGGCGCAAAAAACAATTCAGAACGCGGGTTAAAAAATCTGCTAAGTAAAATAAAAAAGGAGTATAATTTCAATGGTCATGAATTTAAGACCATTTCATCTTTCAGTTTGTTGGTTGATGAGATTAAGGATATTGTTGAGCGTATTGGTATAGATTTGATTATTACTGGAACCAAAGGGGCATCTGGTCTCGATGAGGTTTTTATGGGCAGCAATACGGTTCGGATTATTAAGTCAGTAAAAAATTGTCCTGTATTGGCAATTCCCCATAATTTCATCTACAGGAGTCCTTCAGAAATTGCATTTGCGACCGACTTTAATAGGTTTTATTCACTTTCAGAACTTCAGCCAATGATTGATTTGGCCAAATCGTTCAAAGCAGCAATTCGTATTGTACATGTACAGTATGAAATCAAGGCCTTGACTGAGATCCAAATGTTCAATCTAAATATGCTTCGAAAGTATCTTGATGGAGTAGAGCATTATGTTCATACGGTATCCGAATTGACTTCTGTGTCCAAAACTTTGGAGGTGTTTACCCAGGAACTTGATATTCATCTTTTGGCCATGTTAAATTTCCAACATAGTTATATGGAAAAGATGACCCGTGAACCAGTGGTCAAGCGTATGGCTTTTCATACCCAGATTCCTTTGCTGGTAATTCCTGAATTGGGAATGAGTAAACCCACAAGATCAACTAAGGTCACCAAAAATGTTGTGGCCGACTAG
- a CDS encoding sulfite exporter TauE/SafE family protein, which translates to MLLSAIALGLMGSLHCVGMCGPIAFMLPVDRTNNFKKLFQILTYHFGRLMAYGIIGLLFGLLGKGLYVFGIQQKLSIIIGVLMIVIALVPYKTFGKYNLSKPVFRIISKLKSKLGKELQKKTPDTFLTIGFLNGFLPCGLVYMALFGAVAMGNAAEGSLYMILFGLGTIPLMTTAIYMSGFLKSSAKRRIQQLIPVFVVVIGVLFILRGMGLGIPYISPKPVIEMASSTMECHP; encoded by the coding sequence ATGTTACTATCAGCAATAGCTTTAGGCCTAATGGGAAGTTTACACTGCGTTGGCATGTGTGGACCCATCGCCTTTATGCTTCCTGTTGATAGAACCAATAATTTCAAAAAATTATTTCAGATACTTACTTACCATTTTGGGCGTCTGATGGCCTACGGAATTATCGGACTGCTTTTTGGGCTTTTAGGTAAAGGGCTGTATGTTTTTGGCATACAACAAAAGCTCTCAATCATCATTGGTGTTTTAATGATTGTTATTGCACTTGTGCCTTATAAAACCTTTGGCAAATACAATCTCTCTAAACCGGTTTTCAGGATTATATCAAAACTAAAAAGTAAGTTAGGCAAGGAGCTCCAAAAGAAAACTCCAGATACGTTCCTCACCATAGGTTTCCTAAACGGTTTTCTCCCATGTGGTTTAGTGTATATGGCTCTTTTTGGAGCTGTAGCCATGGGGAATGCAGCGGAAGGTAGTTTATATATGATTCTTTTTGGGCTCGGCACCATTCCTTTAATGACCACGGCAATTTATATGAGTGGTTTTTTGAAAAGTTCGGCAAAAAGAAGAATTCAACAATTAATTCCAGTTTTTGTAGTGGTAATAGGAGTACTTTTCATTCTTCGAGGAATGGGACTGGGTATTCCTTACATTTCTCCAAAACCAGTAATAGAGATGGCGTCAAGTACTATGGAGTGCCATCCTTGA
- a CDS encoding Crp/Fnr family transcriptional regulator, whose product MEQGEQSRCENCIIRQFNSLRAMSKTELKKVSDSKITKKVKKGEALFEEGDKLDGVFCVRDGVSKLSKLSANGKDQIVKLASKGEVMGQRSVIAEESTNLSAVAVSDMEVCFIPKDSIVHTLNQNPDFAVEVLRHMAHDLKEADDVIVNMSQKTVKQRIAEAFLYLRSNYGEDNQGFLNLTLSREDIANVVGTATESAIRIISEFKKKGMIKTSGKKIGVIDEKMLQDLIEGF is encoded by the coding sequence ATGGAGCAGGGAGAACAATCTAGATGTGAGAATTGTATTATTCGACAATTCAATTCTTTGCGAGCAATGAGTAAAACGGAATTGAAAAAAGTATCAGATTCTAAAATTACCAAAAAAGTAAAAAAAGGAGAAGCCCTATTTGAAGAAGGCGACAAACTTGATGGTGTGTTCTGTGTTCGGGACGGGGTGTCAAAACTCTCTAAATTGAGTGCAAATGGGAAAGATCAGATTGTTAAACTGGCCAGTAAAGGTGAGGTAATGGGGCAACGCTCCGTAATTGCTGAGGAGTCTACCAATCTAAGTGCAGTTGCAGTAAGTGACATGGAGGTTTGTTTTATTCCAAAGGATAGTATTGTTCATACCTTAAATCAAAATCCTGATTTTGCGGTGGAAGTATTGCGTCATATGGCGCATGATCTTAAAGAAGCTGATGATGTTATTGTGAACATGTCACAAAAAACCGTGAAGCAACGAATTGCTGAAGCTTTTCTTTATTTAAGGAGCAATTATGGAGAGGATAATCAAGGATTTTTGAATTTAACCCTTTCCCGAGAGGATATTGCCAATGTTGTTGGTACTGCTACTGAGTCTGCTATTCGCATAATTTCTGAATTCAAGAAAAAAGGCATGATTAAAACCTCTGGTAAAAAAATTGGTGTGATCGATGAAAAAATGCTCCAAGATCTTATAGAAGGTTTTTAA